A genomic window from Populus alba chromosome 19, ASM523922v2, whole genome shotgun sequence includes:
- the LOC118063377 gene encoding protein NETWORKED 4A-like, which yields MERSVKQMLKLIEEDGVSLAKKAEMCRQTRPDLISKIKEFNSMQQSLAECYEYVTAELSNSIPSGFDVQGADNSESGHGHDPSLLTPDQKLGFHKASNRAPSVSSHGASSDLSLKEGSESFSFSSSLSSDSESESFNSSGNAYYSLPVNTDRSELHKKIIVMGTELSSMEEKLRMHEEENRDSMLNGEENRNYEELLSRISGYEEELRLTKVKLQLSEDDVTRLKIELEKSVFFRDLSGTLQAQLELALKDIQMREDDLQVERKRVLELQKKVAEGSDELQGQLKVAEEEITMLNAKLNTESRRVLDFQERITSYKSDLSDRDHEIKALKDAQENLSVEKAHLQSEILDLSEKQNMLEVKLREWDLQGQFMEDKLRQCEAEKMQMKNLHDAEEIALQGEISQLKVELVDRGGHVEVLNKNIDSLKSKYDMLMAEKDGMSAKVNTLIADVNSRDNQIRQMEGHLQQLHTEHEKLIAGSQSSRKLVDELRLKVVELEKEVDGQRVELSAVAEGKRAAIRQLCFSLEHYRSGYKELREAFLGHKRHSVMAS from the coding sequence ATGGAGCGGAGTGTCAAACAAATGCTGAAACTGATTGAAGAAGATGGTGTATCTCTTGCAAAGAAGGCTGAAATGTGTAGGCAGACCAGGCCagatttgatttcaaaaattaagGAATTCAACAGCATGCAACAATCATTGGCTGAGTGCTATGAGTACGTGACAGCTGAATTATCCAATAGCATACCATCAGGGTTCGATGTGCAGGGTGCTGACAATTCTGAATCAGGCCATGGCCATGACCCTTCTTTGCTGACTCCCGATCAGAAGCTGGGTTTTCACAAGGCTAGTAATCGAGCCCCTTCTGTCAGCTCCCATGGTGCTAGCTCTGATCTTTCATTAAAGGAAGGATCTGAATCATtctcattttcatcatcattatcatcagaTTCTGAATCAGAATCTTTCAATTCTTCTGGGAATGCCTACTATAGCCTCCCAGTGAACACTGATCGTAGTGAATTGCACAAGAAGATTATTGTTATGGGGACTGAGCTCTCAAGTATGGAAGAGAAGCTCCGGATGCATGAAGAAGAGAATAGAGATAGCATGCTGAACGGAGAGGAAAATAGAAATTATGAAGAACTACTGAGTAGAATAAGCGGCTATGAAGAAGAGCTGAGGCTTACAAAGGTAAAACTCCAGCTATCAGAAGATGACGTTACCAGGTTGAAAATCGAGCTTGAGAAGAGTGTGTTTTTTAGGGATCTTTCAGGGACTTTGCAAGCTCAGCTTGAATTGGCACTTAAAGACATCCAGATGAGGGAGGATGATCTTCAAGTGGAAAGAAAAAGGGTATTGGAGCTGCAAAAGAAAGTAGCTGAAGGTTCAGATGAATTGCAAGGTCAGCTTAAGGTGGCTGAAGAAGAAATAACAATGCTGAATGCCAAACTCAATACAGAGAGCAGGCGCGTTCTAGACTTCCAGGAGAGGATCACATCCTACAAAAGTGATCTATCTGATCGTGATCATGAAATCAAGGCATTAAAAGATGCACAGGAAAATCTCTCTGTGGAGAAGGCACACCTGCAATCTGAGATACTTGACCTGTCCGAGAAACAGAACATGTTGGAGGTAAAACTGAGAGAATGGGATCTACAAGGACAATTCATGGAGGATAAACTGAGGCAATGTGAGGCTGAGAAAATGCAAATGAAAAATTTGCACGATGCCGAGGAGATTGCTTTGCAAGGGGAGATCAGTCAGTTGAAGGTGGAACTAGTTGACAGAGGTGGGCATGTGGAAGTTCTGAACAAAAACATTGACAGCCTCAAGTCTAAATACGATATGCTCATGGCTGAGAAGGACGGGATGAGTGCTAAAGTAAACACACTCATTGCAGATGTGAATTCCCGAGACAATCAAATAAGGCAAATGGAGGGGCATCTGCAACAGTTGCATACTGAACATGAAAAATTGATTGCTGGGTCTCAAAGTTCACGGAAGCTAGTTGACGAGTTAAGATTGAAAGTGGTGGAGCTGGAGAAGGAGGTGGACGGGCAGAGAGTTGAGCTTTCAGCTGTGGCTGAGGGGAAAAGGGCGGCAATTCGACAACTATGCTTCTCTCTGGAGCATTATAGGAGTGGTTATAAAGAACTTCGCGAAGCATTTCTTGGGCACAAACGGCATTCAGTCATGGCTTCATAA
- the LOC118063380 gene encoding uncharacterized protein isoform X1 encodes MVRGQMLENKREFMLENTRGEELRITLWGDSARDFDEFALRNLPSPVIIAFAGFHVTEFKGKPNLKGTAASLWYFNPDIPECSTYTQFFAQVPIEIQQIPSSPNAVLSIEKQIKENRRTIREILCMNPYEHKHLRFTCQALIVEFDFPNGWWYPSCPKCNKKLSGGENNYTCMDHNAITSLPVPWFRLECIVTDGEDVANFLLFGKIAESFFGSSAHHYVYDKKFIDPLVIPPAMAAKLNKSMIFQLRFRDFRSTTNRCEIIITNIFDDTTNKNIHPLETPPTEAKSSTRSETSTPLSSKKQVLIGPCTSQNTVTQFRIAPNSLETPSQNISPNKETSLNYKARRTLDFEAIAQQISHEDECGNAIEAQGNLGNIDTSDTFNHLLLPLKKQRKTSSSSSKEN; translated from the exons ATGGTTCGTGGACAGATGCtcgaaaataaaagagaattcaTGCTTGAGAACACACG TGGTGAGGAGCTTCGCATAACTCTTTGGGGTGATAGTGCCCGAGACTTTGATGAATTTGCTCTTCGCAACCTACCATCTCCAGTCATCATTGCGTTTGCTGGATTTCATGTCACAGAATTTAAAG GAAAACCAAATCTTAAAGGTACAGCTGCCTCTCTTTGGTACTTCAATCCAGACATACCAGAATGCTCAACATATACACAGTT CTTTGCACAAGTACCTATTGAAATCCAACAAATCCCCTCATCCCCGAATGCTGTTTTATCGATAgagaaacaaatcaaagaaaatcgAAGAACAATACGTGAGATTCTTTGCATGAATCCTTATGAGCACAAG CATCTGAGATTCACCTGTCAAGCTTTGattgttgaatttgattttcCCAATGGTTGGTGGTATCCAAGCTGTccaaaatgcaacaaaaaactTAGTGGGGGTGAAAACAATTACACATGCATGGATCATAATGCTATCACCTCTCTTCCAGTTCCATG GTTTCGCTTAGAATGCATTGTTACTGATGGAGAAGATGTCGCAAATTTTCTTCTATTTGGGAAAATTGCTGAGAGCTTTTTTGGATCATCAGCCCACCATTATGtctatgataaaaaatttattgatccCTTAGTTATTCCACCTGCAATGGCAGCAAAGTTAAACAAAAGCATGATTTTTCAGCTTCGTTTTCGTGATTTTAGATCCACCACCAACAGATGTGAAATTATCATTACTAATATCTTTGATGACACCACAAATAAGAACATCCATCCTCTAGAGACACCACCTACAGAAGCTAAATCATCTACTAGATCTGAGACATCTACTCCATTAAGCTCTAAAAAACAGGTTCTTATAGGTCCATGTACTTCACAAAATACTGTGACACAATTCAGGATTGCTCCTAATTCCTTGGAGACACCATCCCAGAACATATCACCAAACAAGGAAACAAGCCTGAACTATAAAGCACGACGTACACTTGATTTTGAAGCTATAGCACAACAAATTAG TCATGAAGATGAGTGTGGCAATGCAATTGAAGCTCAAGGAAACCTGGGAAACATAGATACATCTGATACATTTAATCACTTACTTCtacctttaaaaaaacaacgaaaaacaTCCTCATCATCCTCAAAG GAGAACTag
- the LOC118035328 gene encoding uncharacterized protein — MNGGSAAKIRFVRCPKCRQVLVEPQDIPVYKCGGCGTHLQVKNRKSNPEVATSGLHETDAAQKNRSDHISEAKESSSSNHEEIFHSPGECSSDQLNGGDCAASGDCDLDHLSGANLPEELRRSGSDRNGSGDFDSKQPGGVNSSHNQKNEIDKNDPGDSDNEHVVGVGSSNEHQQNGSGQNETEDCVDLKVIGTSLSSDDPERGNDSNESPECDHEQPEIFHEVQIQQLESGDCNDEQLGGMGGISTEAQNDWSDRNDSSDGNVEQAGFSYRACLPTKLDEELSPLAAAKPKAEVNEGGIQQNESGAFSDEQLGSVNLSTEAEDDRSDQNDSLDFSIEQAGISYEVCSPTRRAHLKNKEPSPLAGAKSEVEVSDESSALTVTKAELDAYSDSDGTSNNVCSPTRRAHLKNKEPSPLAGAKSEVEVSDESSPLTVTKAELDAHSDSDGTSNNVCSPTRRAHLKNKEPSPLAGAKSEVEVSDESSPLTVTKAELDAYSDSDGTSNNVCSPTRRAHLKNKEPSPLAGAKSEVEVSDESSPLTVTKAELDAHSDSDGTSNNVCSPTRRAHLKNKEPSPLAGAKSEVEVSDESSPLTVTKAELDAYSHSDGTSNNVCSPTRRAHLKNKEPSPLAGAKSEVEVSDESSQLTVTKAELDAYSDSDGTSNNVCSPTRRAHLKNKEPSPLAGAKSEVEVSDESSTLTATKAELDAHSDSDGTSNNVCSPTRRAHLKNKEPSPLAGAKSEVEVSDESSPLAATKAELDALSDSDGTSNNVCSPTRRAHLKNKEPSPLAGAKSEVEVSDESSQLTVTKAELDAHSDSDGTSNDVCSPTRRAHLKNKEPSPLAGARAKSEVEVSDESSQLAATKAELDAHSDSDGTSSDDCSLTKLALLENKELSSVEGEKSEAGASNESSQLAGAKALLDASKESGSDFRKSSVEKSVDKEGASVVAAQRPAGESISSNIFVTSPNEQLEKLHETGRHDFDRVQCTDTFKTMDLIDPSSELSDSLIDLSKSPATRSSRAYYDDTVSSYEGTDDQLPDRPKHPFRNTHKQANHAASNERPRSEKFVANSSLGMQHHLKNHASIISDNNHRASKSSKLNHDELVEHTRVAHPARNWRRLEKDEYPSQAPFYQRGFLAGYDNGSPSNQNNNESRSNPYFHSREKAAYTEQEKMKLLEMIYELQDQVNVLNGKEKGRVAPGVTWKDHNPSYNDHLEQVIFNDLDYPRYPGRFRGGSNWHEQSKYSQIPSAEVASNRNQVDHLCCCPQDWRLAQLPPPNLHHNRVFCKAQDHVEFYHSYGSCPSTPQRHADSEFSIYRREKLSDDHRRRDQEVKKYVTKKHHLAKRHLLPLAGGAPFITCFFCFKQLQLPADFLLSKRKYHQLRCGVCLEVLRFSLISRTHLVPYTPTADAPPPSEVDEHIGGLHMRFSASSSASNCPNMDPVSCSEDYGLPFCQSGSTDRDPVQTSLRSAESSLNEHRKNPKEKHELSGPSSSMSKTKKVSSEIEELPRKGGGSPLHRLMGYSSPSRLIYGYEPSCSSWYYPAED, encoded by the exons ATGAACGGTGGATCAGCTGCTAAGATTCGGTTTGTCAGATGTCCTAAATGTCGGCAGGTTCTTGTGGAGCCACAAGATATTCCAGTCTACAAATGTGGTGGCTGTGGCACACATCTTCAAG TGAAAAATCGAAAAAGTAACCCTGAAGTCGCAACTTCTGGCCTGCATGAAACAGATGCTGCTCAGAAAAATAGATCAGATCATATTTCTGAAGCTAAGGAATCCAGCAGCTCAAATCATGAAGAAATTTTTCATTCCCCTGGGGAATGTTCTTCAGACCAACTCAATGGGGGGGATTGTGCTGCATCTGGCGATTGTGATCTTGATCATCTCAGTGGTGCAAACTTACCAGAAGAACTGCGAAGGAGTGGAAGTGATCGAAATGGTTCTGGAGATTTTGATAGTAAGCAACCTGGAGGTGTGAACTCATCACACAACCAAAAGAATGAGATTGATAAAAATGATCCAGGGGACTCTGATAATGAGCATGTTGTAGGTGTAGGCTCATCCAATGAACACCAACAGAATGGGAGTGGTCAAAATGAGACCGAGGATTGTGTTGATTTGAAGGTAATAGGCACAAGCTTGTCAAGTGATGATCCGGAAAGAGGAAATGATTCAAATGAATCTCCAGAGTGTGATCATGAACAGCCTGAAATTTTCCATGAAGTTCAAATCCAACAACTTGAATCTGGGGATTGCAATGATGAGCAACTTGGAGGTATGGGGGGCATATCAACTGAAGCACAAAATGACTGGAGTGATCGAAATGATTCTTCTGATGGCAATGTTGAACAGGCTGGGTTTTCCTATAGAGCTTGTTTGCCTACCAAACTTGATGAAGAGCTGTCCCCACTGGCGGCAGCAAAACCAAAAGCTGAAGTCAATGAAGGTGGGATTCAACAAAATGAGTCTGGAGCTTTCAGTGATGAGCAACTTGGAAGTGTGAACTTATCAACAGAAGCAGAAGATGACAGGAGTGATCAAAATGATTCCTTGGATTTCAGCATTGAACAGGCTGGAATTTCCTATGAAGTTTGTTCTCCCACCAGACGTGCTCATCTCAAGAACAAAGAGCCATCCCCACTAGCAGGAGCAAAATCAGAAGTTGAAGTGAGTGATGAAAGCTCAGCATTAACAGTCACAAAGGCAGAATTAGATGCTTACAGTGATAGTGATGGAACTTCCAACAATGTTTGTTCTCCCACCAGACGTGCTCATCTCAAGAACAAAGAGCCATCCCCACTAGCAGGAGCAAAATCAGAAGTTGAAGTGAGTGATGAAAGCTCACCATTAACAGTCACAAAAGCAGAATTAGATGCTCACAGTGATAGTGATGGAACTTCCAACAATGTTTGTTCTCCCACCAGACGTGCTCATCTCAAGAACAAAGAGCCATCCCCACTAGCAGGAGCAAAATCAGAAGTTGAAGTGAGTGATGAAAGCTCACCATTAACAGTCACAAAGGCAGAATTAGATGCTTACAGTGATAGTGATGGAACTTCCAACAATGTTTGTTCTCCCACCAGACGTGCTCATCTCAAGAACAAAGAGCCATCCCCACTAGCAGGAGCAAAATCAGAAGTTGAAGTGAGTGATGAAAGCTCACCATTAACAGTCACAAAAGCAGAATTAGATGCTCACAGTGATAGTGATGGAACTTCCAACAATGTTTGTTCTCCCACCAGACGTGCTCATCTCAAGAACAAAGAGCCATCCCCACTAGCAGGAGCAAAATCAGAAGTTGAAGTGAGTGATGAAAGCTCACCATTAACAGTCACAAAGGCAGAATTAGATGCTTACAGTCATAGTGATGGAACTTCCAACAATGTTTGTTCTCCCACCAGACGTGCTCATCTCAAGAACAAAGAGCCATCCCCACTAGCAGGAGCAAAATCAGAAGTTGAAGTGAGTGATGAAAGCTCACAATTAACAGTCACAAAGGCAGAATTAGATGCTTACAGTGATAGTGATGGAACTTCCAACAATGTTTGTTCTCCCACCAGACGTGCTCATCTCAAGAACAAAGAGCCATCCCCACTAGCAGGAGCAAAATCAGAAGTTGAAGTGAGTGATGAAAGCTCAACATTAACAGCCACAAAAGCAGAATTAGATGCTCACAGTGATAGTGATGGAACTTCCAACAATGTTTGTTCTCCCACCAGACGTGCTCATCTCAAGAACAAAGAGCCATCCCCACTAGCAGGAGCAAAATCAGAAGTTGAAGTGAGTGATGAAAGCTCACCATTAGCAGCCACAAAAGCAGAATTAGATGCTCTCAGTGATAGTGATGGAACTTCCAACAATGTTTGTTCTCCCACCAGACGTGCTCATCTCAAGAACAAAGAGCCATCCCCACTAGCAGGAGCAAAATCAGAAGTTGAAGTGAGTGATGAAAGCTCACAATTAACAGTCACAAAAGCAGAACTAGATGCTCACAGTGATAGTGATGGAACTTCCAACGATGTTTGCTCTCCCACCAGACGTGCTCATCTCAAGAACAAAGAGCCATCCCCACTAGCAGGAGCAAGAGCAAAATCAGAAGTTGAAGTGAGTGATGAAAGCTCACAATTAGCAGCCACAAAAGCAGAATTAGATGCTCACAGTGATAGTGATGGAACTTCCAGCGATGATTGCTCACTCACCAAACTTGCTCTTCTTGAGAACAAAGAGTTGTCTTCAGTGGAAGGGGAAAAATCAGAAGCTGGAGCTAGTAATGAAAGCTCACAATTAGCAGGAGCAAAAGCATTGCTAGATGCTTCCAAAGAGAGTGGTTCTGATTTCAGAAAATCAAGTGTTGAGAAGTCAGTTGACAAGGAGGGTGCTTCAGTTGTTGCTGCTCAAAGGCCTGCAGGAGAAAgcatttcatcaaacatttTTGTAACTTCACCAAATGAACAGCTAGAGAAGCTTCATGAAACAGGTCGCCATGATTTTGACCGTGTACAGTGTACAGATACATTCAAAACTATGGATTTGATTGACCCCAGCTCTGAGTTAAGTGACAGTCTTATAGACTTGTCTAAATCCCCAGCCACCAGAAGCTCTCGGGCTTACTATGATGACACTGTCTCTTCATATGAAGGAACAGATGATCAATTACCTGATCGACCCAAGCATCCATTTAGAAATACTCATAAGCAAGCAAATCATGCAGCTTCCAATGAGAGACCCAGAAGCGAAAAGTTCGTGGCGAATAGCAGTTTGGGAATGCAGCATCACTTGAAGAATCATGCATCAATTATTTCTGATAATAATCACCGTGCCTCGAAATCCAGCAAACTAAATCATGATGAATTGGTAGAGCACACAAGGGTTGCCCATCCAGCTAGAAACTGGAGAAGACTGGAGAAGGATGAATATCCATCTCAGGCTCCTTTCTATCAAAGAGGCTTCTTGGCTGGCTATGATAATGGGAGCCCTTCCAATCAAAACAACAATGAATCCCGTTCCAATCCGTACTTTCATTCACGTGAAAAGGCTGCATACACTGAACAGGAGAAGATGAAACTGTTGGAAATGATTTATGAATTGCAGGATCAAGTTAACGTTCTGAATGGAAAGGAAAAAGGGAGGGTTGCTCCAGGGGTCACTTGGAAGGACCATAATCCCAGTTACAATGATCATCTGGAGCAGGTAATTTTCAATGACTTAGACTATCCGAGGTATCCTGGAAGATTCAGAGGGGGAAGCAACTGGCATGAACAGAGTAAATACTCCCAAATACCTTCAGCAGAGGTAGCAAGCAATCGAAACCAAGTTGATCACTTGTGTTGCTGTCCCCAAGACTGGCGCTTGGCACAACTACCTCCACCTAACCTTCATCATAATAGAGTGTTTTGCAAGGCCCAAGATCATGTTGAATTTTACCATTCCTATGGTTCTTGTCCCTCAACTCCACAACGGCATGCTGACTCTGAGTTTTCCATATATAGGCGTGAAAAACTTTCTGATGACCACAGGCGTAGGGATCAGGAGGTAAAGAAGTATGTAACGAAGAAACATCACTTGGCTAAGCGGCACCTCCTGCCCCTGGCAGGTGGAGCCCCTttcataacatgttttttttgcttcaaacaGCTTCAGCTACCTGcagattttcttctttctaaAAGGAAGTACCACCAGCTAAGATGTGGTGTCTGTTTGGAAGTACTTAGATTTTCACTTATAAGCAGGACTCATCTAGTTCCATATACACCGACTGCTGATGCACCTCCACCAAGTGAGGTTGATGAGCATATTGGCGGTCTTCATATGAGATTTTCAGCTTCATCTTCAGCCAGCAATTGTCCCAACATGGATCCTGTGTCATGTTCTGAAGATTATGGACTTCCATTCTGTCAAAGCGGTTCCACTGATAGGGATCCTGTCCAGACATCATTACGTTCAGCTGAAAGCAGCCTGAATGAGCATCGGAAGAATCCCAAGGAAAAGCATGAATTATCTGGACCTTCTTCTAGCATGtccaaaacaaagaaagtaTCTTCAGAAATTGAGGAGCTGCCAAGGAAAGGAGGAGGTTCCCCACTTCACCGACTCATGGGTTATTCCTCGCCAAGTCGACTGATATATGGTTACGAACCATCTTGTTCAAGTTGGTACTATCCAGCAGAAGACTAA
- the LOC118063380 gene encoding uncharacterized protein isoform X2, with translation MPSPIIIAFAGFHVTEFKGKPNLKGTAASLWYFNPDIPECSTYTQFFAQVPIEIQQIPSSPNAVLSIEKQIKENRRTIREILCMNPYEHKHLRFTCQALIVEFDFPNGWWYPSCPKCNKKLSGGENNYTCMDHNAITSLPVPWFRLECIVTDGEDVANFLLFGKIAESFFGSSAHHYVYDKKFIDPLVIPPAMAAKLNKSMIFQLRFRDFRSTTNRCEIIITNIFDDTTNKNIHPLETPPTEAKSSTRSETSTPLSSKKQVLIGPCTSQNTVTQFRIAPNSLETPSQNISPNKETSLNYKARRTLDFEAIAQQISHEDECGNAIEAQGNLGNIDTSDTFNHLLLPLKKQRKTSSSSSKEN, from the exons ATGCCATCTCCAATCATCATTGCGTTTGCTGGATTTCATGTCACAGAATTTAAAG GAAAACCAAATCTTAAAGGTACAGCTGCCTCTCTTTGGTACTTCAATCCAGACATACCAGAATGCTCAACATATACACAGTT CTTTGCACAAGTACCTATTGAAATCCAACAAATCCCCTCATCCCCGAATGCTGTTTTATCGATAgagaaacaaatcaaagaaaatcgAAGAACAATACGTGAGATTCTTTGCATGAATCCTTATGAGCACAAG CATCTGAGATTCACCTGTCAAGCTTTGattgttgaatttgattttcCCAATGGTTGGTGGTATCCAAGCTGTccaaaatgcaacaaaaaactTAGTGGGGGTGAAAACAATTACACATGCATGGATCATAATGCTATCACCTCTCTTCCAGTTCCATG GTTTCGCTTAGAATGCATTGTTACTGATGGAGAAGATGTCGCAAATTTTCTTCTATTTGGGAAAATTGCTGAGAGCTTTTTTGGATCATCAGCCCACCATTATGtctatgataaaaaatttattgatccCTTAGTTATTCCACCTGCAATGGCAGCAAAGTTAAACAAAAGCATGATTTTTCAGCTTCGTTTTCGTGATTTTAGATCCACCACCAACAGATGTGAAATTATCATTACTAATATCTTTGATGACACCACAAATAAGAACATCCATCCTCTAGAGACACCACCTACAGAAGCTAAATCATCTACTAGATCTGAGACATCTACTCCATTAAGCTCTAAAAAACAGGTTCTTATAGGTCCATGTACTTCACAAAATACTGTGACACAATTCAGGATTGCTCCTAATTCCTTGGAGACACCATCCCAGAACATATCACCAAACAAGGAAACAAGCCTGAACTATAAAGCACGACGTACACTTGATTTTGAAGCTATAGCACAACAAATTAG TCATGAAGATGAGTGTGGCAATGCAATTGAAGCTCAAGGAAACCTGGGAAACATAGATACATCTGATACATTTAATCACTTACTTCtacctttaaaaaaacaacgaaaaacaTCCTCATCATCCTCAAAG GAGAACTag